The following are from one region of the Lysobacterales bacterium genome:
- the pilB gene encoding type IV-A pilus assembly ATPase PilB, giving the protein MVAAVQTMMGLRGLARRLAVDGVMEEKAALAAQDEAAKHRVPLHRYLASKNLADPLAVAHSAATEFGLPLIDVGGVDLKHAPFDAVDAKLIEKHKAMPLMKRGNVLYIAISDPTDVRAVDDFAFQTNLTIAPVLAIEGQLERAIETAFDQRQANLPDLDPDGDSGLEGVSVGTDRDESESSAVATGDEDAPIVKFVNKVLLDAIRRGASDIHFEPYEGNYRVRYRLDGVLRPVAAPPAKMSPRISSRLKVMSGLDIAEKRVPQDGRIKLNISKTKSIDFRVSTCPTLFGEKVVLRILDPAAARMGIDKLGYEDFQKELFVEAINKPYGMVLVTGPTGSGKTVSLYTALNILNTDGRNISTVEDPVEIRVPGINQVAVNEKRGMTFSVALRSFLRQDPDVIMVGEIRDIETAEIAIKAAQTGHMVLSTLHTNDAPQTLARLAVMGIAPYNIVSAVNLVIAQRLARRLHDCRKQVQVPKEALMREGFTEQELASNPPLFEAVGCDQCNEGYKGRTGIYQVMPMYESIQKVILEGGNTLAIAKAAIEAGIPDLRQSARKKAIDGVTSLTEINRVTIE; this is encoded by the coding sequence ATGGTTGCCGCAGTACAGACGATGATGGGCCTGCGAGGCCTGGCGCGACGGCTCGCCGTCGATGGCGTGATGGAAGAGAAGGCGGCGCTCGCCGCCCAGGACGAGGCGGCCAAGCACCGGGTGCCGCTGCATCGTTACCTGGCGAGCAAGAACCTTGCCGATCCCCTGGCCGTCGCGCACAGCGCGGCCACCGAGTTCGGCCTGCCGCTGATCGACGTCGGCGGCGTCGACCTCAAGCACGCGCCGTTCGACGCGGTCGACGCCAAGCTCATCGAAAAGCACAAGGCGATGCCGCTGATGAAGCGCGGCAACGTCCTGTACATCGCGATCAGCGACCCCACCGATGTCCGTGCCGTCGACGATTTCGCGTTCCAGACCAACCTCACCATCGCGCCGGTGCTGGCCATCGAGGGCCAGCTCGAGCGCGCCATCGAGACCGCCTTCGACCAGCGCCAGGCCAACCTGCCGGACCTCGACCCGGACGGCGACAGCGGGCTGGAGGGTGTCAGCGTCGGCACCGATCGGGACGAATCGGAAAGCTCAGCCGTCGCCACCGGCGACGAGGACGCGCCGATCGTCAAGTTCGTCAACAAGGTGCTGCTCGACGCCATCCGGCGCGGCGCCTCGGACATCCACTTCGAGCCCTACGAGGGCAACTACCGGGTCCGCTACCGCCTGGACGGCGTGCTGCGCCCGGTGGCGGCGCCGCCGGCGAAGATGTCGCCGCGCATCAGCTCGCGCCTCAAGGTCATGTCCGGCCTGGACATCGCCGAGAAGCGGGTGCCTCAGGACGGCCGCATCAAGCTCAACATCTCCAAGACCAAGTCGATCGACTTCCGCGTCAGCACCTGCCCGACCCTGTTCGGCGAGAAGGTGGTGCTGCGCATCCTCGACCCGGCCGCGGCCCGCATGGGCATCGACAAGCTGGGCTACGAGGATTTCCAGAAGGAGCTGTTCGTCGAGGCGATCAACAAGCCCTACGGCATGGTTCTGGTGACCGGTCCGACCGGATCGGGCAAGACCGTGTCGCTGTACACCGCGCTGAACATCCTCAACACCGACGGCCGCAACATCTCCACCGTCGAGGACCCGGTGGAAATCCGCGTGCCCGGCATCAACCAGGTGGCCGTCAACGAAAAGCGCGGCATGACCTTCTCGGTGGCCCTGCGCTCGTTCCTGCGCCAGGACCCCGACGTGATCATGGTCGGCGAGATCCGCGACATCGAGACCGCCGAGATCGCCATCAAGGCGGCGCAGACCGGCCACATGGTGCTGTCCACCCTGCACACCAACGATGCCCCGCAGACCCTGGCGCGCCTGGCGGTGATGGGTATCGCGCCCTACAACATTGTTTCGGCGGTGAACCTGGTGATCGCCCAGCGCCTCGCCCGTCGCCTGCACGATTGCCGCAAGCAGGTCCAGGTGCCCAAGGAGGCGCTGATGCGGGAAGGCTTCACCGAGCAGGAGCTGGCCTCCAACCCGCCGCTGTTCGAGGCGGTCGGCTGCGACCAGTGCAACGAAGGCTACAAGGGCCGTACCGGCATCTACCAGGTGATGCCGATGTACGAGTCGATCCAGAAGGTGATCCTCGAGGGCGGCAACACCCTGGCGATCGCCAAGGCGGCCATCGAGGCCGGCATCCCGGACCTGCGCCAGTCGGCGCGCAAGAAGGCCATCGACGGCGTCACCTCGCTCACCGAGATCAACCGGGTGACCATCGAGTAG